The proteins below are encoded in one region of Chiloscyllium punctatum isolate Juve2018m chromosome 9, sChiPun1.3, whole genome shotgun sequence:
- the LOC140481651 gene encoding protocadherin-8-like encodes MSPGRSRSRVAVPVCSPSREPCFLLLVLLLAPILSECKTVRYSTYEEQEAGTVIGNLAADLQLEAAGGGQSGFRLMPECNGSVPVTVRVSVRERDGELTVASRIDREQLCGQQEPCLLLLDVVSFSRDRFLLIHVEIQVLDINDHWPEFPQAEIELEISESSAPGTRLPLPAALDADTGSHSVRGYELSVNGHLELELPPGAGPGAGDQPLPLLLLVKPLDRESQAELKLQLRARDGGDPPRSGDARLTVRVLDDNDNAPAFESGSLELELPEDTAPGSVLLQLEARDPDQGVNGELRYTFSPRLEAAARRLFRLEPRSGRLSLHAPLDHEARDRFELEVEARDMGARPRASSCRVTVRVLDVNDNAPEIRVSALWPGGAGAGTADQAAAAAAAAASGLASITEAAEPGSFVALVSVWDRDSGANGRLSVSLLGPRQLELRPAYGINHHMIVTAERLDRERNTDYNVTLVAEDQGPEPRRTVRPFTVTVTDVNDNAPAFPRSVYRLSLAENNPPGAQLGTVRARDPDLGVNGRLTYRLLQQREPGPGREPEPGPGLQPPAVAVEPHSGSLFALRPLDREELPELELLLQATDGGSPPLSGSTTVRLVITDRNDNAPLITHPPAPGPGPGPAPAPAPPGNRSASAKMALPGGAPRGYLAARVRAQDPDEGPNGRLSYRIVSGDPPGLFTIRSDTGEVYLGRPLPPSAPPGAGPGAEPGALRLVVAVSDGGLPSLSSTVTLSFTVGPEPPPPPPPAAPAASPGPGQRSWDTSFTVIAVLAAGCVALLLAIVGIASSCGTGGKPGREGDLSGPRADAACSPAPGELEADGASEEAAKGVCLLETQRQPTANTQESFMPEPGVNHGAFCTVAFHQGIQTIAYPGQDVFSGKDSGKGDSDFNDSDSDLSGDGSRKGHTIIDQKQNDVFPCHKSQTPCSSNPYYNLTSQTTECGKSSSHSKPSQMVAYSSMSTTLLHSSSGEVTSGLQDQSLKYTRQYGRVTRLESQTSESVLSRESGRTGSSFHPPVIQRPIKATSSAYNASGHRYQTSYLNTAHSEVATSF; translated from the exons ATGAGCCCTGGGAGAAGTAGAAGCAGGGTTGCAGTCCCGGTGTGCAGTCCCTCCAGGGAGCCCTGCTTCCTGCTCCTTGTGCTCCTTCTCGCTCCGATCCTGAGTGAGTGTAAGACGGTCAGATATTCCACGTACGAGGAGCAAGAGGCCGGCACGGTGATCGGGAACCTGGCCGCCGATCTGCAGCTGGAGGCGGCCGGCGGGGGTCAGAGCGGCTTCCGCCTGATGCCCGAGTGTAACGGCTCGGTACCGGTCAcggtcagggtcagtgtgagggagagggacggcgAGCTGACGGTGGCGAGCCGCATTGACCGGGAGCAGCTTTGCGGTCAGCAGGAACCGTGCCTGCTGCTCCTGGATGTGGTCAGCTTCTCCCGGGACAGGTTCCTGCTGATCCACGTGGAGATCCAAGTGCTGGACATTAATGACCATTGGCCTGAGTTCCCCCAGGCCGAGATCGAGCTGGAAATCTCCGAGAGCTCAGCCCCGGGCACACGGCTCCCTCTGCCCGCCGCTCTGGACGCCGACACCGGCTCGCACTCGGTGCGGGGCTACGAGCTCTCGGTGAACGGTCACCTGGAGCTGGAGCTGCCGCCCGGGGCCGGGCCCGGGGCCGGGGACCAGCCGCTCCCGCTGCTGCTCTTGGTGAAGCCCCTGGACCGGGAGAGTCAGGCCGAGCTGAAGCTGCAGCTCCGAGCCCGGGACGGGGGCGATCCGCCTCGGAGCGGGGACGCGCGGCTGACCGTGCGCGTCCTCGACGACAACGATAACGCTCCGGCCTTCGAGAGCGGCTCCTTGGAGCTGGAGCTGCCGGAGGACACGGCCCCGGGCTCGGTGCTGCTGCAACTCGAGGCCCGGGACCCGGACCAAGGCGTGAACGGCGAGCTCCGGTACACCTTCAGCCCGAGGCTCGAGGCCGCCGCTCGCCGCCTCTTCCGCCTGGAGCCGCGCTCCGGCCGCCTCAGCCTGCACGCGCCGCTCGACCACGAGGCGCGCGACCGCTTCGAGCTGGAGGTGGAGGCGCGCGACATGGGCGCCAGGCCGCGCGCCTCGAGCTGCCGGGTGACGGTGCGCGTGCTGGACGTCAACGACAACGCGCCGGAGATCCGCGTGAGCGCGCTGTGGCCCGGGGGCGCGGGCGCGGGCACGGCGGACcaggcggcggcggcggcggcggcggcggcctCGGGCCTCGCGTCCATCACCGAGGCGGCGGAGCCGGGTAGTTTCGTGGCGCTGGTGAGTGTGTGGGACCGGGACTCCGGAGCTAACGGCCGCCTCTCGGTGTCACTGCTCGGGCCCCGGCAGCTCGAGCTGAGGCCGGCCTACGGTATCAACCACCACATGATCGTGACGGCGGAGCGGCTCGACCGGGAACGGAACACCGACTATAACGTGACACTGGTGGCCGAGGACCAGGGCCCGGAGCCCCGCCGCACCGTGCGGCCCTTCACCGTCACCGTCACCGATGTGAACGACAACGCGCCCGCCTTCCCCCGCTCCGTCTACCGCCTGTCGCTGGCGGAGAACAACCCGCCCGGGGCCCAGCTCGGGACCGTCCGGGCCCGTGACCCTGACCTGGGCGTTAACGGCCGCCTGACCTACCGCCTGCTGCAGCAGCGGGAGCCGGGGCCTGGGCGGGAGCCGGAGCCGGGGCCTGGCCTGCAGCCTCCTGCCGTCGCTGTGGAGCCTCACAGCGGCTCCTTGTTCGCGCTCCGGCCCTTGGACCGTGAGGAGCTGCCCGAGCTCGAGCTGCTGCTGCAGGCGACAGACGGCGGTTCCCCGCCGCTCAGCGGCTCCACCACCGTCCGCCTGGTCATCACCGACCGGAACGACAACGCGCCGCTGATCACTCACCCCCCGGCCCCGGGCCCGGGCCCGGGCCCGGCTCCGGCTCCGGCTCCTCCCGGGAACCGCTCCGCCTCCGCCAAGATGGCGCTGCCCGGGGGCGCGCCCCGCGGTTACCTGGCGGCGCGCGTGCGGGCCCAGGACCCGGACGAGGGGCCGAACGGCCGCCTGAGTTACCGGATCGTGAGCGGGGATCCGCCCGGGCTGTTCACCATCCGCTCGGACACCGGGGAGGTGTACCTGGGCCGCCCGCTGCCGCCCTCCGCGCCCCCCGGGGCCGGGCCCGGGGCCGAGCCCGGGGCCCTCCGCCTGGTCGTGGCGGTCAGTGACGGCGGCCTGCCCTCCCTGTCCTCCACCGTCACCCTGAGCTTCACGGTGGGGCCcgagcctcctcctcctcctccccctgcAGCTCCGGCCGCCTCCCCGGGCCCGGGACAGCGGAGCTGGGACACCTCCTTCACCGTGATCGCGGTGCTGGCCGCCGGCTGCGTGGCCTTGCTGCTGGCCATCGTCGGGATCGCCTCGAGCTGCGGCACCGGCGGAAAGCCCGGCCGGGAGGGAGACCTCTCGGGGCCGCGGGCGGACGCTGCCTGTTCCCCGGCCCCGGGCGAATTGGAAGCGGATGGAGCTTCGGAAGAGGCGGCGAAGGGCGTGTGTCTCCTGGAAACACAGCGTCAACCCACTGCCAACACTCAGGAG agcTTTATGCCAGAGCCTGGTGTCAATCATGGAGCCTTTTGTACAGTTGCCTTTCATCAAGGTATCCA GACCATTGCATATCCTGGACAAGATGTATTCAGTGGAAAAGACAGTGGGAAAGGAGATAGTGACTTCAATGATAGTGATTCTGACTTGAGTGGTGATGGATCGAGAAAAGGACATACAATAATCGATCAAAAGCAAAATG ATGTGTTCCCCTGTCATAAAAGCCAAACGCCTTGCAGTTCTAACCCGTATTACAACTTGACGTCTCAAACAACAGAATGTGGCAAATCCTCTTCACACTCAAAACCGAGCCAAATGGTTGCTTATTCTTCAATGTCTACAACATTACTGCATTCATCTAGTGGTGAAGTCACTTCGGGTTTGCAGGATCAGTCCTTAAAGTATACTCGGCAATATGGCCGCGTAACCAGGTTGGAATCTCAAACTTCTGAAAGTGTTTTGTCCAGAGAGTCTGGAAGGACAGGATCCTCATTTCACCCACCTGTGATACAGAGACCCATTAAAGCAACTTCATCGGCATATAACGCTTCTGGACATAGATACCAAACCAGCTATCTTAACACTGCCCACTCTGAAGTGGCTACGTCGTTTTGA